The proteins below are encoded in one region of Micromonospora pisi:
- the prfH gene encoding peptide chain release factor H, producing MTAGRGPQECAWALARLLSRLEAEAARQNLTTHRVETVPGDRPGTHRSVLVRIAGPGAEVFAASWTGTLCWQAPSPYRSETGRKNWYVTARPCQVDTPRTGFSESDVDIVACRTGGPGGQHRNKASTAVRATHRPSGIVVVVDTERQFSLNRGIAMRRLRQRIEYGDEASGRAVITARWRIHDELERGNPTRIERPETSGPGH from the coding sequence ATGACAGCCGGGCGCGGCCCACAGGAGTGTGCCTGGGCCCTGGCCCGGCTGCTGTCCCGGCTGGAGGCCGAGGCCGCCCGGCAGAACCTGACGACCCATCGGGTCGAGACCGTCCCCGGTGACCGGCCGGGGACCCATCGATCGGTCCTGGTCCGGATCGCGGGGCCCGGCGCCGAGGTGTTCGCCGCGTCGTGGACCGGGACCCTGTGCTGGCAGGCCCCCAGTCCCTACCGGTCCGAAACCGGCAGGAAGAACTGGTACGTCACCGCCCGACCGTGCCAGGTCGACACCCCGCGTACGGGGTTCTCCGAGTCGGATGTCGATATTGTCGCCTGCCGCACCGGCGGTCCTGGCGGTCAACACCGCAACAAGGCCAGCACAGCGGTGCGGGCAACCCACCGCCCCTCGGGGATCGTCGTCGTGGTCGACACCGAGCGGCAGTTCAGCCTCAATCGCGGCATCGCCATGCGGCGACTACGGCAGCGCATCGAGTACGGCGACGAGGCGTCGGGACGTGCCGTCATCACCGCCCGGTGGCGCATCCACGACGAACTCGAACGCGGCAACCCGACCCGGATCGAGCGTCCGGAGACGTCGGGACCGGGACACTGA
- a CDS encoding TOPRIM nucleotidyl transferase/hydrolase domain-containing protein codes for MREPDRFRVAVGRWAAGGTDSAAAATVARELAGDGLSTVVLVEGVSDQSAVEALAARRNRDLADEGVCVLSLGGAMGVGRFLRIFGATGLAVNVRGLCDEAEEGYFRRGLEQTGLGTGLTRSAMEALGFYVCVADLEDELIRALGTSGVERVLAAEQDLARFRVFQNQPAQRGRAVDRQLRRFMGTTSGRKARYARALVRALDLDQVPRPLDHLLAS; via the coding sequence GTGCGAGAACCAGATCGTTTCCGAGTCGCCGTCGGCAGATGGGCGGCCGGCGGCACGGACTCCGCGGCCGCCGCCACGGTCGCCCGCGAACTGGCCGGCGACGGCCTGTCCACGGTCGTGCTCGTCGAAGGGGTCAGCGACCAGAGCGCGGTGGAGGCGCTGGCCGCCCGCCGCAACCGTGATCTGGCTGACGAGGGTGTGTGCGTCCTCTCCCTCGGCGGCGCGATGGGCGTCGGTCGGTTTCTGCGGATCTTCGGCGCGACCGGGCTCGCCGTGAACGTGCGAGGGCTCTGCGACGAGGCGGAGGAGGGCTACTTCCGGCGTGGCCTGGAGCAGACTGGCCTCGGCACCGGCCTGACCCGGTCCGCGATGGAGGCGCTCGGCTTCTACGTATGCGTGGCCGACCTGGAGGACGAACTGATCCGGGCGCTTGGCACCTCGGGCGTTGAGCGCGTGCTCGCGGCCGAACAGGATCTGGCCAGATTCCGGGTCTTCCAGAACCAGCCCGCGCAGCGCGGGCGAGCGGTCGACCGGCAACTGCGCCGCTTCATGGGCACCACCAGCGGTCGTAAGGCCCGCTACGCCCGCGCCCTCGTCCGCGCCCTCGACCTGGACCAGGTGCCACGGCCACTGGATCACCTGCTCGCGAGCTGA
- a CDS encoding NPP1 family protein: MAALGVMIPATAAYADSLPNLPANAGGYEASFSPAYDYDTDGCYAVAAISPDGTINPGLNTTGAINGSCRDQSDLDRSQTYARSKCNNGWCAIVYASYFEKDQAVHGSGLGGHRHDWEHVISWVNQASNQVEFVTTTQHSSQRTYTRSQVRFDGTHPKVVYHKDGASTHFFRLANGNDEPPENHYHGWRYPPTVDWNGWPSAQLRDRLMSANFGSATIKIKDGSFEYLLNVSKPAGIPFNPQG; this comes from the coding sequence GTGGCCGCGCTCGGGGTCATGATCCCCGCGACGGCGGCGTACGCCGATTCGCTGCCCAACCTGCCGGCGAACGCCGGAGGGTACGAAGCATCGTTCTCGCCCGCCTACGACTACGACACCGACGGCTGCTACGCCGTGGCGGCCATCAGCCCGGACGGCACGATCAACCCCGGACTGAACACCACCGGGGCCATCAACGGCAGTTGCCGGGACCAGTCGGATCTGGACAGGTCGCAGACGTACGCCCGGTCGAAGTGCAACAACGGCTGGTGCGCGATCGTCTACGCCAGCTACTTCGAGAAGGACCAGGCGGTGCACGGGAGCGGCCTCGGCGGACACCGGCACGACTGGGAGCACGTCATCTCCTGGGTCAACCAGGCGTCCAACCAGGTCGAGTTCGTGACCACCACGCAGCACAGCAGTCAGCGGACCTACACCCGTTCGCAGGTGCGTTTCGACGGAACGCACCCCAAGGTCGTCTACCACAAGGACGGCGCGTCCACGCACTTCTTCCGGCTCGCGAACGGCAACGACGAGCCGCCGGAGAACCACTACCACGGCTGGCGTTACCCGCCCACGGTGGACTGGAACGGGTGGCCCAGCGCCCAGTTGCGGGACAGACTGATGAGCGCCAACTTCGGCTCCGCGACTATCAAGATCAAAGATGGTTCCTTCGAATACCTGCTCAACGTCTCCAAGCCCGCCGGGATACCGTTCAACCCGCAGGGCTGA
- a CDS encoding YybH family protein — MRPEDITRLFVERSNAGDAAGVAALYEEDAVLAYPPGGRTVGREAIRSLWEKVLDNRPRFEPEDPLPTLISGDIALTSTPPRDGAGARAQVLRRQSDGSWLRLLDRPEFVPPTR; from the coding sequence ATGCGCCCCGAGGACATCACCCGCTTGTTCGTCGAACGGTCGAACGCCGGTGACGCGGCCGGAGTCGCCGCGTTATACGAGGAGGACGCGGTGTTGGCGTACCCGCCCGGCGGTCGGACGGTGGGCCGGGAGGCGATCCGCAGTCTGTGGGAAAAGGTGTTGGACAACCGTCCCCGCTTCGAGCCGGAGGATCCGCTACCGACGTTGATCAGCGGCGACATCGCCCTCACCTCGACCCCACCGAGGGACGGGGCCGGTGCCCGTGCACAGGTCCTCCGACGCCAGTCCGACGGGAGTTGGCTACGCCTGCTCGACCGACCCGAGTTCGTTCCCCCGACCCGCTGA
- a CDS encoding MFS transporter: MRKWLPLTTICLGTFMLLIDVTIVNVALPDMVGDLDASFGALQWVINAYALALGALVLGAGSIADLVGHRRTYVAGLVIFAASSLLCGLAPNPGVLIAARTVQGIGAAAMFATTFALLNSTYAGRERGSAYGIWGAVSGASAAVGPILGGLLTDGASWRWIFFVNLPISAIAITLCLTMLGDGHRTGRGRVDIAGMASFTAAAACATYALIRANEDGWSDRGVWWLLMLAGLLLAGFVAIEARSRHAMFDLGLLRNRSFVGVLLAGLLMTFAAFAVFTYTSIWLQSVLGMSAIGAGLTGVPMSVTAFGVSAVLGRMLHGRRPDLVIGAGLFFIGLGCLITVALVHGSATWPALIPGLAVIGVGVGLATPILGSVSMSLVPAERGGMAAGAVNTTRQLGFAFGVAALGSVFAARAESSLSAHGVPDAQQTAHAIAGGQTPALLHSAPAEGRQLLDSAAHAASVTGVQATFAVAGVVGILAALLVVILMRPVRARAIHEDELPPVPQPTRP, encoded by the coding sequence ATGCGCAAGTGGCTGCCACTGACGACGATCTGCCTGGGTACGTTCATGCTGCTGATCGACGTCACGATCGTGAACGTCGCCCTGCCCGACATGGTCGGCGACCTGGACGCGTCCTTCGGTGCCCTGCAATGGGTGATCAACGCGTACGCGCTCGCGCTGGGCGCACTTGTGCTCGGCGCGGGCTCGATCGCCGACCTCGTCGGGCACCGCCGCACGTACGTCGCCGGGCTCGTGATCTTCGCGGCCTCGTCACTGCTCTGCGGGCTCGCCCCCAACCCGGGTGTGCTGATCGCCGCCCGTACGGTGCAGGGCATCGGCGCGGCGGCCATGTTCGCGACCACGTTCGCGTTGCTCAACAGCACCTACGCGGGCCGCGAGCGGGGCAGCGCGTACGGCATCTGGGGCGCCGTCTCGGGCGCCTCGGCCGCCGTCGGCCCGATCCTCGGCGGTCTGCTCACCGACGGCGCGTCGTGGCGTTGGATCTTCTTCGTCAACCTGCCGATCAGCGCGATCGCCATCACGCTCTGCCTCACGATGCTCGGCGACGGCCACCGGACCGGCCGGGGCAGGGTGGACATCGCCGGCATGGCCAGCTTCACCGCCGCGGCGGCCTGCGCGACGTACGCGCTGATCCGGGCCAACGAGGACGGCTGGTCCGATCGTGGAGTCTGGTGGCTGCTCATGCTGGCAGGGCTGCTGCTGGCCGGGTTCGTCGCGATCGAGGCGCGCTCACGACACGCGATGTTCGACCTCGGACTGCTGCGAAACCGATCGTTCGTCGGGGTGCTGCTCGCCGGACTCCTGATGACGTTCGCGGCCTTCGCCGTGTTCACGTACACCTCGATCTGGCTGCAGTCGGTGCTGGGAATGAGCGCGATCGGTGCCGGGCTCACCGGCGTGCCGATGTCCGTCACGGCGTTCGGTGTCTCGGCCGTCCTGGGCCGGATGCTGCACGGCCGGCGGCCGGATCTGGTGATCGGCGCGGGGCTGTTCTTCATCGGCCTCGGCTGCCTGATCACCGTCGCGCTCGTGCACGGTTCGGCGACCTGGCCGGCGTTGATTCCGGGACTCGCCGTGATCGGCGTCGGCGTCGGCCTGGCGACACCCATCCTCGGTTCGGTCTCCATGTCCCTGGTGCCCGCCGAGCGTGGCGGCATGGCCGCCGGTGCGGTCAACACCACCCGTCAGCTCGGGTTCGCCTTCGGCGTCGCCGCGTTGGGCAGCGTCTTCGCCGCCCGCGCGGAGAGCAGTCTCTCCGCACACGGCGTCCCGGACGCGCAACAGACCGCGCACGCCATCGCCGGCGGACAGACGCCCGCCCTGCTGCACTCCGCCCCGGCAGAGGGCCGACAGCTCCTCGACAGCGCGGCGCACGCCGCCTCGGTTACCGGTGTCCAAGCGACCTTCGCCGTAGCCGGAGTCGTCGGCATCCTCGCCGCCCTGCTCGTCGTGATCCTCATGCGACCCGTCCGGGCCCGCGCCATTCACGAGGACGAGCTTCCGCCCGTGCCGCAGCCGACCCGCCCCTGA
- a CDS encoding zinc-ribbon domain-containing protein, whose protein sequence is MFLIFGWRTKAHHVGTVTATCRVCGRHGNLLVVREVTRLSLFFIPLIPVRTRHLLRCASPYCGAAVKVSATEARRLLDAGTA, encoded by the coding sequence ATGTTCCTGATCTTCGGTTGGCGTACGAAGGCTCATCACGTCGGCACGGTGACGGCGACGTGCCGGGTCTGCGGCCGTCACGGCAACCTGCTGGTGGTACGCGAGGTCACCAGACTCAGCCTGTTCTTCATCCCCCTGATCCCGGTCAGGACGAGACACCTGCTGCGTTGCGCCAGCCCGTACTGCGGTGCCGCGGTCAAGGTGAGCGCCACCGAGGCCCGTCGACTGCTCGACGCCGGGACCGCATAG
- a CDS encoding LysR family transcriptional regulator: MELRQLEYFVAVAEEQSFTRAAERVHISQSGVSAQIRQLEREVGAELFDRSARTATLTVAGKAALDHARAALAAAGAVGQAVDEVTDLVRGRLTIGMVIGCTVTPLFDALAAFHRAHPGVELSLLEENSDRLVEGVRAGTLDLALAGSATATLAGLHTLTIVSERLVAAVPTGHPLTQQQRVTLRDLEAHPVACMPPGTGLRTVFDQACAAQRRQPVIALQASAADAIADLAARGLAVAILCDSMVAHHRDRLVALPIDDVETPALLSLVWRAAQSPALRQLLRHARHAFGKPAPALRDLARSGSHANQ, from the coding sequence ATGGAATTGAGGCAGCTCGAGTACTTCGTCGCGGTGGCCGAGGAGCAGAGCTTCACCCGAGCGGCCGAGCGCGTACACATCAGCCAGTCCGGCGTCAGCGCCCAGATCCGCCAGCTCGAACGTGAGGTCGGTGCCGAACTGTTCGACCGCTCGGCGCGTACCGCCACCCTCACCGTCGCCGGAAAGGCGGCACTCGACCACGCCCGCGCCGCGCTCGCCGCCGCCGGGGCGGTCGGACAGGCGGTGGACGAGGTGACCGACCTCGTCCGGGGTCGGCTCACCATCGGAATGGTCATCGGCTGCACCGTCACACCGCTCTTCGACGCACTCGCCGCGTTCCACCGGGCCCATCCCGGCGTCGAGCTCTCACTCCTCGAGGAGAACTCCGACCGGCTCGTCGAGGGGGTACGCGCCGGCACCCTCGACCTCGCACTCGCCGGAAGCGCGACCGCCACCCTGGCCGGGCTGCACACCCTGACCATCGTCAGTGAGCGACTCGTCGCGGCAGTCCCGACCGGGCACCCGTTGACACAGCAGCAGCGGGTCACCCTGCGCGACCTGGAAGCCCATCCGGTCGCGTGCATGCCACCCGGCACCGGACTGCGCACGGTGTTCGACCAGGCGTGCGCCGCACAGCGCCGGCAGCCGGTGATCGCGCTCCAGGCCAGCGCCGCGGACGCGATCGCCGATCTCGCCGCCCGGGGGCTCGCCGTCGCCATCCTCTGCGACTCGATGGTCGCGCACCACCGGGACCGGCTCGTCGCCCTCCCCATCGACGATGTCGAGACACCCGCCCTGCTCTCGCTCGTCTGGAGGGCCGCACAGAGCCCCGCGCTGCGCCAGCTGCTCCGCCACGCACGGCACGCCTTCGGCAAGCCCGCCCCCGCCCTACGGGACCTGGCCCGATCCGGTTCCCACGCCAACCAGTAA
- a CDS encoding RNA ligase RtcB family protein, with translation MSVQHSRQDTLPQSTLPTGPATVTVFASPTSWIESDAVAQCRQVAAFDGMIHVAAMPDLHPGKGAPIGAAMASTVLYPFLVGSDIGCGIAVFPLKLKRAVPEKLAARFPDLDRALDPEQDADDPAWAVLDGEIPAGHIEGLGTVGRGNHFVELARIGTVFEPDQAIRLGLAAGDLVLIVHSGSRGLGERILRAHTEVHGAGPTPDPAGYLAMHDGAVRWGSFNRRLLAARVAHALGAEPTEPIVDQCHNLVELRDGVYLHRKGAAPGDGRDVLIAGTRGTHSYLVAAHAGPEANHSVAHGAGRKMSRADALRRGRAKHTVEELRRTPMGSLVVCGDRQLLFEEAPGAYKRIEQVIADLVDHDLATPVATTVPLVTYKTPDLGSTPERDRREQRRKRGRS, from the coding sequence TTGTCTGTGCAACACTCCCGGCAGGACACCCTGCCGCAGTCCACGCTGCCCACCGGACCGGCCACCGTCACCGTCTTCGCCTCCCCCACCAGCTGGATCGAGTCCGACGCCGTCGCGCAGTGCCGGCAGGTGGCCGCCTTCGACGGCATGATCCACGTCGCCGCCATGCCGGACCTGCACCCCGGCAAGGGCGCCCCGATCGGGGCCGCCATGGCGTCGACAGTGCTGTACCCGTTCCTGGTGGGCTCCGACATCGGTTGCGGCATCGCCGTGTTCCCCCTCAAGCTCAAGCGCGCCGTGCCCGAGAAGCTGGCCGCCCGCTTCCCCGACCTCGACCGCGCGCTAGACCCCGAGCAGGATGCCGACGACCCGGCCTGGGCCGTGCTGGATGGCGAGATCCCCGCCGGTCACATCGAGGGTCTCGGCACGGTCGGCCGGGGCAACCACTTCGTCGAGCTGGCACGGATCGGGACGGTCTTCGAGCCGGACCAGGCGATCCGTCTCGGTCTCGCCGCCGGTGACCTCGTACTCATCGTGCACAGCGGTTCCCGGGGCTTGGGCGAACGGATCCTGCGAGCACACACCGAGGTCCACGGGGCGGGCCCCACTCCCGACCCGGCCGGGTACCTGGCGATGCATGACGGCGCCGTCCGTTGGGGCTCGTTCAACCGGCGGCTGCTGGCCGCCCGGGTCGCCCACGCGCTCGGCGCCGAGCCGACCGAGCCGATCGTCGACCAGTGCCACAACCTGGTCGAACTCCGCGACGGGGTCTACCTGCACCGCAAGGGGGCCGCGCCCGGCGACGGCCGCGACGTGCTCATCGCCGGCACCCGAGGCACCCATTCCTACCTCGTCGCCGCCCACGCCGGGCCGGAGGCCAACCATTCCGTGGCGCACGGCGCGGGCCGCAAGATGTCGCGCGCCGACGCCCTGCGCCGGGGCCGGGCCAAACACACGGTCGAGGAGCTGCGCCGTACGCCGATGGGATCGCTGGTGGTGTGCGGTGACCGTCAACTTCTCTTCGAGGAGGCACCGGGGGCGTACAAACGCATCGAGCAGGTGATCGCCGACCTCGTCGACCACGACCTGGCCACGCCCGTGGCCACCACGGTCCCCCTGGTCACCTACAAGACGCCCGATCTCGGCTCCACTCCTGAACGTGATCGTCGCGAGCAGCGTCGCAAGCGAGGCCGGTCGTGA